From Haloarcula hispanica ATCC 33960, the proteins below share one genomic window:
- a CDS encoding AzlD domain-containing protein, with translation MATNYGPVEIAGVVAVIGVLTYACRLSFIALFGRLDEIPPVVERVLRFVPAAVLAALVLPSFVTLDAGSFAADKFVAGALAAGVAWRTEDVFATMVTGMGVLWAIRFLL, from the coding sequence ATGGCGACTAATTACGGCCCGGTTGAGATAGCCGGTGTCGTCGCTGTCATCGGCGTGTTGACCTACGCCTGTCGCCTCTCGTTCATCGCGCTGTTCGGTCGGCTGGACGAAATTCCGCCGGTCGTCGAGCGGGTGTTGCGGTTCGTCCCCGCCGCCGTCCTCGCCGCGCTTGTTCTCCCCTCGTTCGTGACACTCGACGCCGGTAGTTTCGCCGCGGACAAGTTCGTCGCCGGAGCGCTCGCGGCAGGCGTCGCCTGGCGGACCGAGGACGTGTTCGCGACAATGGTGACCGGGATGGGCGTCCTCTGGGCCATCAGGTTCCTGCTGTAG
- a CDS encoding nicotinamide-nucleotide adenylyltransferase — MRGFYIGRFQPYHNGHHSMVERIADEVDELVLGIGSADDSHTTHDPFTAGERIMMITKAVAEYDLTTYVVPLEDINRNAVWVSHVESMCPDFDVAYSNNPLVVRLFEEAGIEVRQSPMFDRDRLEGSEIRQRMIDDESWRDRVPASVVEVIEEIHGIKRLQHVSDSDSLERYTASGESVTESIDDLDD, encoded by the coding sequence ATGCGTGGGTTCTACATCGGTCGCTTCCAGCCCTACCACAACGGCCATCACTCGATGGTCGAACGTATCGCCGATGAGGTGGACGAACTCGTCCTGGGCATCGGAAGCGCCGACGATTCACACACCACTCACGACCCCTTCACGGCCGGCGAGCGAATCATGATGATTACGAAGGCCGTCGCGGAGTACGACCTGACGACTTATGTCGTCCCCCTTGAGGACATCAACCGCAACGCCGTCTGGGTGAGCCACGTCGAGAGTATGTGCCCGGACTTCGACGTGGCGTACTCGAACAATCCGCTTGTCGTCCGCTTGTTCGAGGAGGCCGGTATCGAGGTCCGCCAGTCGCCGATGTTCGACCGCGACCGACTGGAGGGCAGCGAGATCCGCCAGCGGATGATCGACGACGAGTCCTGGCGTGACCGGGTCCCGGCATCTGTTGTGGAAGTCATCGAGGAGATCCACGGCATCAAGCGACTCCAGCACGTCTCAGACAGTGACTCGCTCGAACGATACACCGCCAGCGGCGAGTCCGTCACCGAATCCATCGATGACCTCGACGACTGA
- a CDS encoding Nif3-like dinuclear metal center hexameric protein, with translation MNAGDIATRLDDRLDIEAYADIDASPNGLQVGPASQPVEHVAFAVDAAVETIDRAADAGADLLVTHHGIVWGGMERVTETNYRRVAPLIDNDLALYVAHLPLDGHQSLGNAAGVADLLDLDNRAPFGSMGGEHIGQRGSLQEPQTVSELAETLEGNLDTGGQPIQVLDFGPSTVEDVAIVTGSGVDWLQEAVETDADVLITGEGKQQAFHEAREQGLHVILAGHYATETFGVQSLQTVVEDWGLETTYIDCPTGL, from the coding sequence ATGAACGCAGGCGACATCGCGACGCGTCTCGACGACAGACTCGACATCGAGGCCTACGCCGACATCGACGCCAGTCCGAACGGTCTGCAGGTCGGGCCGGCGAGCCAGCCGGTCGAGCACGTCGCTTTCGCAGTAGATGCGGCCGTCGAGACCATCGACCGCGCCGCCGACGCGGGCGCTGACCTGCTCGTGACCCACCACGGTATCGTCTGGGGCGGGATGGAGCGCGTGACGGAAACCAACTACCGCCGGGTCGCACCGCTGATCGACAACGACCTCGCGCTGTACGTCGCGCATCTCCCGCTAGACGGCCATCAATCGCTTGGCAACGCCGCCGGCGTCGCGGACCTGCTGGACCTCGACAACCGTGCGCCGTTCGGATCGATGGGCGGCGAGCACATCGGCCAGCGTGGCTCCCTCCAAGAACCACAGACGGTCTCCGAACTCGCCGAAACCCTCGAAGGAAATCTGGATACTGGCGGACAGCCAATTCAAGTGCTTGATTTCGGCCCGTCGACTGTCGAGGACGTCGCCATCGTCACTGGCAGCGGCGTCGACTGGCTGCAAGAGGCGGTCGAGACGGACGCCGACGTGCTCATCACCGGCGAGGGGAAACAGCAGGCCTTCCACGAGGCGCGCGAGCAGGGACTCCACGTCATTCTCGCCGGCCACTACGCGACGGAGACGTTCGGCGTTCAGTCGCTCCAGACCGTCGTCGAGGACTGGGGGCTGGAGACGACCTACATCGACTGCCCGACCGGCCTCTAA
- a CDS encoding SprT-like domain-containing protein, which yields MADVVSFEGVSSDADLIAWSQQYCRGVRREQGVSVRFDLVDWAVSHRAKRRAAAVKRSKLDDATVGERYDWDSVDGSDGRPLRCTVSLTWDAFSAFERDAWEATLRHELIHVEQYQRDGTTDHGRAFQERADQLDTDVHCPAFSDPKHVLTCGACGDLVARRYQDCKLVERREQYRSDCCGASLELS from the coding sequence ATGGCAGATGTCGTTTCGTTCGAGGGCGTTAGCTCGGATGCGGACCTCATCGCTTGGTCGCAACAGTACTGTCGCGGGGTCCGCCGCGAGCAGGGCGTCTCGGTTCGGTTCGACCTCGTCGACTGGGCAGTGTCCCACCGAGCCAAGCGTCGGGCCGCCGCAGTCAAGCGGTCGAAACTGGACGACGCCACCGTCGGCGAGCGGTACGACTGGGACAGCGTCGACGGGAGCGACGGCCGCCCGCTTCGATGTACGGTGTCGCTGACCTGGGACGCCTTTTCGGCCTTCGAGCGGGACGCCTGGGAGGCAACACTGCGCCACGAACTCATTCACGTCGAGCAATATCAGCGCGACGGGACGACCGACCACGGCCGGGCGTTTCAAGAACGGGCCGACCAGCTCGACACCGACGTCCACTGTCCGGCCTTCTCCGATCCCAAGCACGTCCTCACCTGCGGGGCGTGTGGGGACCTCGTCGCCCGCCGCTATCAGGACTGCAAGCTCGTCGAGCGACGCGAGCAGTACCGGTCTGACTGCTGTGGGGCCTCGCTGGAACTGAGCTGA
- a CDS encoding prolipoprotein diacylglyceryl transferase, producing MDQLSSCYFCGGALDVSLSEYPIIPKSLDPEAEKQGTVVLCSTCREKLATIVEPAVEAAKADARETAETTGDAGTTEPPGLLDDSGTTAGDAQATTDSVVEPADDGSLLGDDGASAAGQERSAQSAATTEATAKPDATNPAASDTTDGQAAEPTESNDSAANTGSEDTERGTDSDDSADGPSLTKLEYNKVMRLLQNREMPVDRAEIREVAVNAYDIDGEQFDAIIDAAVDRDLIGQENGQLVESDG from the coding sequence ATGGACCAGCTATCGTCGTGTTACTTCTGTGGCGGCGCGCTCGACGTCTCGCTCTCCGAATATCCGATTATCCCGAAATCGCTGGACCCGGAAGCCGAAAAGCAGGGGACGGTCGTTCTCTGCTCGACTTGCCGAGAGAAGCTCGCAACCATCGTCGAACCGGCCGTCGAGGCGGCGAAGGCGGACGCCCGCGAGACAGCGGAAACGACTGGCGACGCCGGGACCACGGAGCCGCCGGGGCTACTGGATGATTCTGGAACGACGGCAGGCGACGCACAGGCGACCACCGACAGCGTGGTCGAGCCGGCCGATGACGGCTCGCTGCTGGGCGACGACGGCGCGAGCGCGGCGGGACAGGAACGGTCGGCGCAGTCAGCGGCGACGACGGAGGCGACTGCGAAGCCAGATGCGACGAACCCGGCGGCATCGGACACCACGGACGGACAAGCGGCGGAACCGACCGAGTCGAATGACTCGGCGGCGAACACTGGGAGCGAGGACACCGAACGCGGTACGGACAGCGACGACAGCGCTGACGGCCCCTCGCTGACGAAACTGGAGTACAACAAGGTGATGCGCCTCCTCCAGAACCGCGAGATGCCCGTCGACCGTGCGGAGATACGCGAGGTCGCGGTCAACGCCTACGACATCGACGGGGAGCAGTTCGACGCCATCATCGACGCCGCGGTGGACCGGGACCTCATCGGTCAGGAAAACGGCCAGCTGGTCGAATCGGATGGGTAG
- a CDS encoding deoxyhypusine synthase, whose product MSDHTDERETFHHDPIGHAEARAGMTVGELADSYGEAGIGANDIHEAVDIYSEMLDDDVTTFFGLAGAMVPTGMRAIVSELIRDGHIDVLVTTGANCTHDSIEAIGGKHHHGEVTPEGQTEREHDETLRDEGVDRIYNVYLPQEHFALFENHLRDEVFSTLEDEGAVSIQRMTEELGRANSEVNEREDVPEDAGVLAAAYENDVPVYCPAFQDSVLGLQAWMYSQTSEFTVDALADMTQITDIAYEADSAGAMVVGGGVPKNYVLQTMLVSPDAYDYAVQLTMDPSNTGGLSGATLDEARSWGKLEKDARNVSVYADATITLPLVVAAARERHSA is encoded by the coding sequence ATGAGCGACCACACCGACGAGCGGGAGACGTTCCATCACGATCCGATCGGGCACGCGGAAGCCCGGGCCGGAATGACGGTCGGCGAACTGGCTGACAGCTACGGCGAGGCCGGCATCGGCGCGAACGACATCCACGAGGCCGTCGACATCTACAGCGAGATGCTCGACGACGACGTGACGACCTTCTTCGGGCTGGCCGGCGCGATGGTCCCGACCGGGATGCGGGCCATCGTCAGCGAACTCATCCGCGACGGCCACATCGACGTACTCGTGACGACGGGCGCGAACTGCACCCACGACAGCATCGAGGCCATCGGCGGCAAGCACCACCACGGCGAGGTGACACCCGAGGGGCAAACGGAGCGCGAACACGACGAGACGCTCCGTGACGAGGGCGTCGACCGGATCTACAACGTCTACCTCCCCCAGGAGCATTTCGCCCTGTTCGAGAACCACCTCCGGGACGAAGTGTTCTCGACGCTGGAAGACGAGGGCGCGGTCTCGATCCAGCGCATGACGGAGGAACTGGGCCGAGCCAACAGCGAGGTCAACGAGCGCGAGGACGTGCCCGAGGACGCTGGCGTGCTGGCGGCGGCCTACGAGAACGACGTGCCGGTGTACTGCCCGGCCTTTCAGGACTCCGTGCTGGGGCTGCAGGCGTGGATGTACTCCCAGACCAGCGAGTTCACCGTCGACGCGCTGGCGGACATGACACAGATCACGGACATCGCATACGAAGCCGATAGCGCGGGAGCGATGGTCGTCGGCGGCGGCGTCCCGAAGAACTACGTCCTCCAGACGATGCTGGTCTCGCCCGATGCCTACGACTACGCCGTCCAGTTGACGATGGACCCATCGAACACCGGCGGCCTCTCCGGCGCGACGCTCGACGAGGCCCGCTCGTGGGGGAAGCTTGAAAAGGACGCCCGGAATGTCTCGGTGTATGCCGACGCGACGATTACACTCCCGCTGGTCGTGGCCGCGGCCCGCGAGCGGCACAGCGCGTAA
- a CDS encoding glycerophosphodiester phosphodiesterase has product MSRYIGRRTFVGGTAATLASAGLVGSATPQESDDTDTTNSDTDDSERKAMTDDTTLIAHRGFAGVYPENTELAVEASSFGGPGAQTAHRRADMIEVDVVPTADGTLVTFHDDGLAERDGGERGLTDADGLVFETDTDTVTSATVLGTGETVPTLETVMDSIPPSVAVNLEFKNPGSQDLRFAESLPDQALSAQRAVWRPYTERALDLVSEYDNDILVSSFYEAALATVRDYDDSIPIACLFWNDIEAGLEITRRYDCDAMHVPRNMVQGTPFFNDDGYIESNLSDIDLVDVAADEGRDLNVWTISTWYQARELVRAGVDGLISDYPSVLSVQD; this is encoded by the coding sequence ATGTCACGGTACATCGGCCGACGGACGTTCGTCGGAGGGACAGCGGCGACGCTGGCGAGCGCGGGACTCGTGGGGAGCGCAACGCCCCAGGAATCGGATGATACTGACACAACCAACAGTGACACCGACGACAGCGAGCGCAAAGCGATGACTGACGACACGACGCTCATCGCTCACCGCGGATTCGCCGGCGTCTACCCGGAGAACACGGAACTGGCCGTCGAGGCGTCCTCGTTCGGCGGTCCGGGAGCCCAGACGGCCCACCGACGCGCCGACATGATCGAGGTCGATGTCGTGCCAACGGCCGACGGCACGCTCGTCACCTTTCACGACGACGGGCTGGCCGAGCGTGACGGCGGCGAGCGCGGTCTGACCGACGCTGACGGGCTCGTCTTCGAGACCGACACCGATACTGTGACCAGTGCGACTGTTCTCGGCACCGGGGAGACGGTCCCGACGCTCGAAACGGTCATGGACTCGATTCCGCCGAGCGTCGCCGTCAATCTGGAGTTCAAGAACCCCGGCAGTCAGGACCTCCGTTTCGCTGAGTCGCTGCCGGACCAGGCGCTGTCGGCGCAGCGAGCGGTGTGGCGGCCCTACACCGAGCGCGCGCTCGACCTCGTCAGCGAGTACGACAACGACATCCTCGTCTCGTCGTTCTACGAGGCCGCGCTCGCGACCGTCCGCGACTACGACGACTCGATTCCCATCGCTTGCCTCTTCTGGAATGACATCGAGGCGGGGCTGGAAATTACCCGCCGCTACGACTGTGACGCGATGCACGTCCCTCGGAACATGGTTCAGGGAACGCCCTTCTTCAACGACGACGGCTACATCGAGTCCAATCTGAGCGATATCGACCTCGTCGACGTCGCTGCCGACGAAGGCCGTGATCTGAACGTCTGGACGATCAGTACGTGGTATCAGGCCCGTGAACTGGTCCGGGCCGGCGTCGACGGGCTCATCTCTGACTACCCCAGCGTGCTCTCCGTTCAGGACTGA
- a CDS encoding CPBP family intramembrane glutamic endopeptidase, whose amino-acid sequence MPEWAAFVGLTGFLLTALLGLARLSQGAVRSDGGVSSTVDGTSMATEPQDPTLPRFETQRAAAQRRQMQDTLAPSDLSTGALLANVAFTQGLFGVLLVAGAFYFEIPASAFGITADALSTGLPAIAVGIGAGVGFWLGNELAAALADGFGVAFDESLRELLAPDSAGGWVVLLGGVLPVIAIVEELLFRAAAIGVPVAGLDAPAWAMAIVASVAFALGHGAQGRMGIVVTGTLGLALAGLFIATNSLLAVVVAHYLVNALELIVHEGLGVDRLWA is encoded by the coding sequence ATGCCCGAGTGGGCCGCGTTCGTCGGCCTGACGGGGTTTCTTTTAACCGCGCTTCTCGGTCTCGCACGGCTCTCGCAGGGAGCCGTACGGTCCGACGGCGGTGTCTCGTCGACAGTCGACGGTACTTCGATGGCCACCGAACCCCAGGACCCGACTCTCCCACGCTTCGAGACACAACGGGCGGCGGCCCAGCGACGGCAGATGCAGGATACGCTCGCCCCAAGTGACCTCTCGACAGGGGCCTTACTTGCCAACGTCGCGTTCACGCAGGGGCTGTTCGGCGTGTTGCTGGTCGCTGGCGCGTTCTACTTCGAAATCCCGGCCAGTGCGTTCGGTATTACTGCGGACGCTCTCTCGACTGGACTGCCGGCGATAGCCGTCGGCATCGGCGCTGGCGTCGGGTTCTGGCTGGGCAACGAACTCGCCGCGGCGCTGGCCGACGGCTTCGGCGTCGCCTTCGACGAGTCGCTGCGGGAACTGCTCGCCCCGGACTCGGCCGGCGGCTGGGTCGTCCTGCTGGGCGGTGTCCTGCCGGTCATCGCCATCGTCGAGGAACTCCTCTTCCGGGCGGCGGCTATCGGCGTTCCCGTAGCCGGCCTCGACGCGCCGGCGTGGGCGATGGCCATCGTCGCCTCCGTCGCCTTCGCGCTGGGCCACGGTGCACAGGGTCGGATGGGCATCGTCGTCACCGGCACGCTGGGGCTGGCGCTCGCGGGCCTGTTCATCGCGACAAACAGCCTGCTCGCCGTCGTCGTCGCCCACTACCTCGTCAACGCCCTCGAACTGATCGTCCACGAGGGGCTGGGCGTCGACCGGCTCTGGGCCTAG
- the lonB gene encoding ATP-dependent protease LonB produces the protein MSDNTDTDATPDPDREASDAGEEEASTNGAKQDPDEPASEPSADEPSDPSEERWGGEGETSETTLGSDVQVDGESELDGDEENLLGGLEIESTADIEVPDRLVDQVIGQDHARDVIKKAAKQRRHVMMIGSPGTGKSMLAKAMSQLLPREELQDVLVYHNPDDGNEPKVRTVPGGKGEQIVEAHKEEARKRNQMRTFLMWIIIAIVIGYALILVQQVLLGILAAGVIYLAFRYGSRGSDAMIPNLLVNNANQKTAPFEDATGAHAGALLGDVRHDPFQSGGMETPSHDRVEPGAIHQANKGVLFVDEINTLDIRSQQKLMTAIQEGEFSITGQSERSSGAMVQTEPVPCDFIMIAAGNLDAMENMHPALRSRIKGYGYEVYMDDTIEDDPEMRRKYARFIAQEVENDGRLPHFTEEAVQELILEARRRAGRKGHLSLKFRDLGGLVRVAGDIARAEDRDRTERADVLQAKRRSRSIEQQLADNYIERRKDYELTVNQGDVVGRVNGLAVMGEDSGIVLPVMAEVSPSQGPGQVIATGQLKEMAEEAVQNVSAIIKKFSDEDISEKDVHIQFVQAGEGGVDGDSASITVATAVISAIENVPIKQNLAMTGSLSVRGDVLPVGGVTHKIEAAAKSGLDTVIIPEANTQDVMIEDEYEDMIEIIPVSHISEVLEVALAGEAEKDSLVDRLKSITGKALDHEVGRQSGSPSPQ, from the coding sequence ATGAGCGACAACACCGACACCGACGCGACTCCCGACCCTGACCGGGAGGCATCCGACGCTGGGGAGGAAGAGGCGTCGACCAACGGGGCCAAACAGGACCCCGACGAACCCGCCTCTGAGCCCTCGGCCGACGAGCCATCCGACCCGTCCGAGGAGCGATGGGGCGGCGAGGGAGAAACGTCCGAAACGACACTCGGAAGCGATGTCCAAGTTGACGGCGAGTCCGAACTGGACGGAGACGAGGAGAATCTCCTCGGCGGTCTCGAAATCGAGTCGACCGCCGACATCGAAGTGCCAGACCGACTCGTCGACCAGGTCATCGGGCAGGACCACGCCCGTGACGTGATCAAGAAGGCGGCCAAACAGCGCCGCCACGTCATGATGATCGGCTCCCCCGGGACGGGGAAGTCGATGCTGGCGAAAGCGATGTCCCAACTGCTTCCGCGGGAGGAGCTGCAGGACGTTCTCGTCTATCACAATCCCGACGACGGCAACGAGCCGAAAGTTCGCACCGTCCCCGGCGGCAAAGGGGAACAGATCGTCGAGGCCCACAAGGAGGAGGCCCGCAAGCGAAACCAGATGCGGACCTTCCTCATGTGGATCATCATCGCCATCGTCATCGGCTACGCCCTCATCCTCGTCCAGCAAGTCCTGCTGGGGATTCTCGCGGCCGGTGTCATCTATCTCGCGTTCCGCTACGGTTCGCGCGGTAGCGACGCGATGATCCCGAACCTGCTGGTCAACAACGCCAACCAGAAGACTGCGCCGTTCGAGGACGCGACGGGCGCTCACGCCGGCGCACTGCTGGGCGACGTTCGCCACGACCCGTTCCAGTCAGGCGGGATGGAGACGCCGAGCCACGACCGCGTCGAACCCGGTGCCATCCACCAGGCCAACAAGGGCGTGCTGTTCGTCGACGAGATCAACACGCTCGACATCCGCAGCCAGCAGAAGCTGATGACGGCCATCCAGGAGGGCGAGTTCTCCATCACAGGCCAGTCCGAGCGCTCCTCGGGCGCGATGGTCCAGACCGAGCCCGTTCCCTGTGACTTCATCATGATCGCGGCGGGGAACCTCGACGCGATGGAGAACATGCACCCCGCGCTGCGCTCCCGTATCAAGGGGTATGGGTACGAGGTGTACATGGACGACACCATCGAGGACGACCCCGAGATGCGACGGAAGTACGCCCGGTTCATCGCCCAGGAGGTCGAGAACGACGGGCGGCTCCCGCACTTCACCGAGGAGGCCGTCCAGGAACTCATCCTGGAGGCCCGGCGTCGCGCCGGCCGCAAAGGCCACCTCAGCCTGAAGTTCCGTGACCTCGGTGGGCTGGTCCGCGTCGCCGGCGACATCGCCCGCGCCGAGGACCGCGACCGCACCGAGCGAGCGGACGTGCTACAGGCCAAACGCCGCTCCCGGTCCATCGAGCAACAGCTCGCGGACAACTACATCGAGCGCCGCAAGGACTACGAGCTCACCGTCAACCAGGGCGACGTGGTCGGCCGCGTCAACGGGCTCGCCGTCATGGGCGAGGACAGCGGTATCGTCCTCCCTGTCATGGCCGAGGTCAGCCCATCACAGGGTCCCGGTCAGGTCATCGCCACCGGACAGCTCAAGGAGATGGCCGAGGAAGCCGTACAGAACGTCTCGGCGATTATCAAGAAGTTCTCCGACGAGGACATCTCCGAGAAGGACGTCCACATCCAGTTCGTTCAGGCCGGTGAGGGCGGCGTCGACGGCGACTCCGCCTCTATCACCGTCGCCACCGCGGTTATCTCCGCGATAGAAAACGTTCCGATCAAGCAAAACCTCGCCATGACCGGCTCACTGTCGGTCCGGGGCGACGTGCTCCCGGTCGGCGGCGTCACGCACAAGATCGAGGCGGCCGCCAAGTCCGGCCTCGATACGGTCATCATCCCCGAGGCGAACACGCAGGACGTGATGATCGAGGACGAGTACGAGGACATGATCGAGATCATCCCCGTCTCGCACATCTCTGAAGTCCTCGAAGTCGCCCTCGCCGGCGAAGCCGAGAAGGACTCGCTGGTCGACCGCCTCAAGTCCATCACGGGCAAGGCGCTCGATCACGAGGTCGGCCGGCAGAGCGGCAGCCCAAGTCCCCAATAG
- a CDS encoding SAM hydrolase/SAM-dependent halogenase family protein — protein MITLSSDFGSPYPAAMKGVICRATDARIADIAHDFPRQDVRAAAFWLTQTLPYFPPAVHCVVVDPGVGTDRDAIVVRAGDHALVGPDNGVLLPVARELAETENDAPDAFEVFTWAYDDPASTTFHGRDVFAPAAAAVHDTGVDTIETRPEIEPTDDYVDLRFPAAAVEGDGATGEVLVVDDFGNAVTNIPGAVLAERFGGVVSVDGVEAPVRRAYAAVDQGQRLVTVGSHGNVELAVNRGRGDEAFGVSTGDTVSVSLR, from the coding sequence ATGATTACGCTCAGCTCTGATTTCGGATCACCGTATCCGGCGGCGATGAAGGGCGTCATCTGTCGGGCGACGGACGCGCGTATCGCGGATATCGCTCACGATTTCCCACGGCAGGACGTGCGGGCAGCGGCGTTCTGGCTCACGCAGACGCTCCCGTACTTTCCGCCGGCAGTCCACTGTGTCGTCGTCGACCCGGGCGTCGGAACCGACAGAGACGCCATCGTCGTCCGTGCGGGCGACCACGCGCTCGTGGGGCCTGACAACGGCGTCCTCCTGCCAGTCGCCCGCGAACTGGCTGAAACCGAGAACGACGCCCCGGACGCGTTCGAGGTGTTCACCTGGGCCTACGACGACCCGGCGAGTACGACGTTCCACGGGCGGGACGTGTTTGCGCCCGCCGCGGCGGCCGTCCACGACACCGGCGTCGATACCATTGAAACACGGCCCGAAATCGAGCCGACCGACGACTACGTCGACCTTCGGTTCCCGGCAGCCGCAGTCGAAGGTGACGGAGCGACCGGCGAGGTACTCGTCGTCGATGACTTCGGGAACGCCGTGACGAACATACCCGGTGCGGTACTTGCGGAGCGGTTCGGCGGGGTGGTCTCGGTCGACGGCGTTGAGGCACCAGTCCGACGGGCCTACGCCGCCGTCGACCAGGGCCAGCGACTCGTCACTGTTGGCAGCCATGGGAACGTCGAACTCGCCGTCAACCGCGGCCGCGGCGACGAAGCGTTCGGTGTCAGTACCGGCGACACAGTTTCCGTATCACTGAGATGA
- a CDS encoding AzlC family ABC transporter permease yields MDTAAFRRGVRDVAPLLLGIIPFGLVAGIATVNAGLGLPTAVGLSVVVFAGASQLAALELLGQNAPLTVVVATAVVINLRLLMYSASIAPYFRDFTGRWKAVLAYVLTDQAYALSVASYRSDRETDRKWYYLGVAVTLWAVWQVTTIAGALLGTGVPDAWGLEFAIPLVFLAILVPAIEDAATGIAAVVGGTVAVVGAGLPLNLGLLVAAGVGITAGVLTESATGGTDGD; encoded by the coding sequence ATGGATACTGCTGCGTTCAGGCGCGGCGTTCGGGATGTTGCGCCGCTGTTGCTAGGAATTATTCCGTTTGGCCTCGTTGCCGGCATCGCGACCGTCAACGCCGGACTGGGGCTGCCGACCGCAGTCGGGCTGTCGGTGGTCGTCTTCGCCGGCGCATCACAGCTCGCGGCGCTGGAACTGCTGGGACAGAACGCTCCGCTGACGGTCGTTGTCGCGACAGCCGTCGTCATCAACCTCCGGCTTCTGATGTACTCGGCGTCGATTGCCCCGTACTTTCGGGACTTCACTGGTCGGTGGAAGGCGGTGCTCGCCTACGTGTTGACCGACCAGGCGTACGCGCTGTCGGTCGCCAGCTACCGGTCGGACCGTGAGACGGACCGGAAGTGGTACTACCTCGGCGTCGCCGTGACGCTCTGGGCGGTGTGGCAGGTCACGACTATCGCGGGGGCGCTACTCGGGACCGGCGTCCCGGACGCCTGGGGTCTCGAATTCGCTATCCCGCTGGTCTTCCTCGCGATTCTGGTCCCTGCAATCGAGGACGCAGCGACCGGCATCGCCGCTGTCGTCGGTGGAACCGTCGCCGTCGTCGGCGCTGGCCTCCCGCTCAATCTCGGACTGCTCGTCGCGGCCGGGGTTGGCATCACGGCTGGCGTTCTCACGGAATCCGCCACGGGAGGGACCGATGGCGACTAA
- a CDS encoding MGMT family protein translates to MLKGRPADDASMEAPTGDAGIYARESSYLDRYVQLGEAGDRIISLSFPSQPEDDAGADHALLDRIDEYLQGVEDDFADVTVGLTVPTDQRTVLEAVQEIPYGEDATVAQVARMTPDLDDDDEDDLAQVRKALAANPVPLLIPDHRVRDGPSAAPPPVEQKLRAIEGL, encoded by the coding sequence ATGTTGAAGGGGCGACCGGCCGACGACGCTAGTATGGAAGCACCGACCGGGGACGCAGGAATCTACGCCCGCGAGTCGTCGTATCTCGACCGGTACGTCCAGCTCGGTGAGGCCGGCGACCGGATCATCTCGCTGTCGTTTCCGTCCCAGCCCGAGGACGACGCCGGGGCGGACCACGCGCTGCTCGACCGCATCGACGAGTATCTTCAGGGGGTCGAGGACGACTTCGCGGACGTCACCGTCGGCCTCACCGTCCCGACGGACCAGCGCACAGTGCTTGAAGCGGTCCAAGAGATTCCGTACGGCGAGGACGCCACCGTTGCACAGGTCGCGCGGATGACGCCGGATCTGGACGACGACGACGAGGACGACCTTGCGCAGGTCCGGAAGGCACTGGCCGCGAACCCCGTGCCGCTGTTGATTCCGGACCATAGAGTCCGTGACGGACCGAGCGCCGCGCCGCCGCCCGTCGAGCAGAAACTCCGCGCTATCGAGGGCCTCTAG